The Caldanaerobius fijiensis DSM 17918 genome includes a region encoding these proteins:
- the rpoD gene encoding RNA polymerase sigma factor RpoD, whose translation MAKNEANKANNKIMQVKKLIQAGKEKGSLTYQEIMDTLEDVDIDADQIEKFYETLETMGIEIVGDHPLDEVEKDGIENIDDVIDINDVDEDIDMDLSIPDNVNIDDPVRMYLKEIGKIPLLTPEEEIELAKRIEKGDEEAKKRLTEANLRLVVSIAKKYVGRGMLFLDLIQEGNLGLLKAVEKFDYRKGYKFSTYATWWIRQAITRAIADQARTIRIPVHMVETINKLIRVSRQLLQQLGREPSAEEIAKEMDMSVDKVREIMKIAQEPVSLETPIGEEEDSHLGDFIPDDDIPAPAEAAAFTLLKEQLMEVLDTLTPREEKVLRLRFGLDDGRARTLEEVGKEFNVTRERIRQIEAKALRKLRHPSRSKKLKDFLE comes from the coding sequence ATGGCTAAAAATGAGGCAAATAAAGCAAACAATAAAATAATGCAAGTAAAGAAATTAATACAAGCTGGAAAAGAAAAAGGCTCGTTGACATATCAAGAAATAATGGACACATTAGAAGACGTAGACATCGATGCCGATCAGATAGAAAAATTTTATGAAACATTAGAAACTATGGGCATAGAGATTGTTGGTGATCATCCCCTGGATGAAGTTGAAAAAGATGGTATAGAAAATATAGATGATGTAATTGATATAAATGATGTAGATGAAGATATCGACATGGATTTATCCATCCCTGATAATGTAAATATAGATGATCCTGTGAGAATGTATTTGAAAGAGATTGGAAAGATACCTCTATTGACTCCAGAAGAGGAGATAGAGTTAGCCAAGAGGATAGAAAAAGGCGATGAAGAAGCTAAAAAAAGATTGACAGAAGCGAATCTAAGATTGGTTGTATCAATAGCTAAAAAATATGTAGGCAGAGGAATGCTATTTCTAGATCTTATACAGGAAGGGAATTTAGGTCTTCTAAAAGCGGTTGAGAAATTTGATTATCGAAAGGGGTATAAGTTCAGCACCTACGCTACATGGTGGATAAGGCAGGCTATAACCAGAGCTATTGCTGATCAGGCAAGGACTATAAGGATACCTGTGCATATGGTTGAAACGATTAACAAGCTTATAAGAGTATCCAGACAGCTGTTACAACAATTAGGTCGAGAGCCTTCGGCAGAAGAAATAGCAAAAGAAATGGATATGTCTGTCGATAAAGTCAGAGAGATAATGAAGATAGCTCAAGAGCCTGTATCTTTAGAGACACCTATAGGCGAAGAAGAGGATAGTCACCTGGGAGATTTTATACCTGATGATGATATTCCGGCACCCGCGGAAGCAGCGGCGTTTACCCTGTTAAAAGAGCAGCTTATGGAAGTGCTTGATACCTTGACGCCTAGAGAAGAAAAAGTATTGAGATTGAGGTTTGGCCTCGATGATGGTAGGGCCAGGACCCTTGAAGAGGTAGGCAAAGAATTTAACGTTACCCGTGAGAGAATAAGGCAGATAGAAGCCAAGGCCCTTCGAAAACTGCGCCATCCCAGCAGAAGCAAGAAGTTAAAAGATTTTCTGGAATAG